The Sulfurimonas aquatica genomic sequence GCTCTAAAGATAAAGCTACAAAATCAAAAATCGTTCAGCCTACAGTTATAAGAACTCAAAATGTTGCCAGAGAGATAGTCTCTTTAGCCAAGAGTTATAATGTCAAACCAGAGAGTTTAGATTTTAATATCTTAGAAGTTCATACATATACTAGAGTAAATGATGCTACAAAAGAGTCAGAGTGGGAAAGTGTACAAGAGGGTAACCTGTATGAACTTGATGATGAGACAGCACTTTTAAATAAATTTTTCCAAATTAAACAGACTTATGAGATAGAGATATATTCTATAAATACAGAAGAAGAGAACCCATACAGTAATTTTAAAATTGCTGTTGGCGCTAACGCTAGTAAATGTAAAGTTTATCTCAGCATTGCTGCTGGTTCATCACTTACATATAGTAAAAGACTCGATCAAGAGTTAAGAATCCTTATAAATAAGAAAAAAATTAGAGCTGGAATACTTATAAATATTTTTGATGAGATGTTAGATGATTCTATTGCTAAAATTTCAGCTATAGTTAGAGTACAAGATAGTTTGGTTTTTAAAGAGTCAAAGACTATACTCATTGCAGAGGGTTTTGAGCCCACTGAAACTACAAATGATACACTTATTTTACATTATGAAGATAAAGAAGATATAGATGAAGATACGAAAGTTGACTATGCATCTCGAGGTTTTATTCAAAGTGTACGTGAGGGCGAGGTTCTAATAGAATATATAAAGCCAAAACTTGGACTTCCTGGTAGAAATTGTAGGGGTGAGTTTATGCAACCAAGTGAACCTACTATTTCAAATGAAGTTACTTTTAGTATTGGCGATAGTATAAAAGAAGTAGAAACTCAAAACTCCGTACAGTATATATCTAAGGAAAATGGCTATATAGCGTTTGATGATAATACATACTATATTAAAACAGATATGGATATTGGTGAAGTGAGTTTTAAAACAACTGGAAATATCATAAGCGGACTTGACTCTGATGTAAATTTAAGCGTAAAAGAGACGGATGCAGTAAAAGATGCCATAGGTGCTGGTATGGAAGTTGAGGTAACTGAGATTGACATTGATGGAAATGTTGGCTCAAACGCCAAGGTAACAGCAATGAAGGCTACCATTGGCGGTCAAACTCATGGCAGTTCTATTGTCAGGGCCGATAAGCTCGATATAAACGTACACAAAGGTACGGCTTTTGGAAAGAGTGTTAAAGTTACTAGGCTTGAGCATGGTGAAGTTAACGGTACAAAGGTTAATATCTCACAGGCAGTAG encodes the following:
- a CDS encoding flagellar assembly protein A, whose product is MALFGSKDKATKSKIVQPTVIRTQNVAREIVSLAKSYNVKPESLDFNILEVHTYTRVNDATKESEWESVQEGNLYELDDETALLNKFFQIKQTYEIEIYSINTEEENPYSNFKIAVGANASKCKVYLSIAAGSSLTYSKRLDQELRILINKKKIRAGILINIFDEMLDDSIAKISAIVRVQDSLVFKESKTILIAEGFEPTETTNDTLILHYEDKEDIDEDTKVDYASRGFIQSVREGEVLIEYIKPKLGLPGRNCRGEFMQPSEPTISNEVTFSIGDSIKEVETQNSVQYISKENGYIAFDDNTYYIKTDMDIGEVSFKTTGNIISGLDSDVNLSVKETDAVKDAIGAGMEVEVTEIDIDGNVGSNAKVTAMKATIGGQTHGSSIVRADKLDINVHKGTAFGKSVKVTRLEHGEVNGTKVNISQAVGGKIRAKEIYIEICASHVDAIASHLIEIKKLQGSENTFTIDPMIKKSKQEGLNENKGIIEKLEIEIKEISKEVEKYTQLVKDGAAAFNDIKKRLVSYKKSGVKMPSSFVKKYKQFTEVQEQLKEKQTTYGVKVDQLKLQKSKTSSFQDDICEARIINRDHWVGYNEIVFQLVKPPVRLVHKPAQGSPDKIFGVVEIEPGQYEIQAMTE